One segment of Rosa chinensis cultivar Old Blush chromosome 6, RchiOBHm-V2, whole genome shotgun sequence DNA contains the following:
- the LOC112172427 gene encoding tubby-like F-box protein 3 isoform X2, translating to MSPSAHASTDDGKFLLAARKCRRPTCTDYIISLNSEDVSKGNSAFVGKLRSNFLGTKFTIYDAQPTNTGAKVTKCHSSRLVNMKQVSPRVPAGNYPVAHIAYELNVLGSRGPRRMQCVMDAIPARAVEPGGVAPTQTEFVDSNLDSIPSLPFIRSKSGHAERVQSGLQSSQNEGMLVLRNKAPRWHEQLQCWCLNFNGRVTVASVKNFQLVASPENGVAAGPEHENVILQFGKVGKDVFTMDYQYPISAFQAFAICLSSFDTKIACE from the exons ATGAGTCCAAGTGCTCATG CTTCAACTGATGATGGGAAGTTCCTTCTTGCTGCGAGAAAGTGTAGACGCCCAACATGTACAGATTATATCATCTCTCTAAATTCTGAAGATGTGTCAAAAGGGAACAGTGCCTTTGTTGGAAAGCTCAG ATCAAATTTTCTGGGAACCAAATTCACAATCTATGATGCGCAACCAACTAATACTGGAGCCAAAGTCACTAAATGTCATTCCTCCAGACTTGTAAATATGAAACAAGTGTCACCCAGAGTTCCTGCTGGCAACTATCCTGTGGCCCACATTGCTTATGAGTTGAATGTCTTGGGTTCCAG AGGTCCAAGGAGAATGCAGTGTGTAATGGATGCCATCCCTGCCCGTGCTGTTGAGCCAGGAGGTGTGGCCCCTACGCAGACTGAATTTGTTGATAGCAATTTGGATAGTATTCCATCTCTCCCTTTCATCAGATCAAAATCAGGTCATGCAGAGCGTGTCCAATCTGGACTACAATCTAGTCAGAATGAAGGCATGCTGGTATTAAGGAACAAGGCACCTAGGTGGCACGAACAACTCCAGTGCTGGTGTCTGAACTTCAATGGACGAGTAACCGTTGCTTCAGTCAAGAATTTTCAGCTGGTTGCTTCTCCAGAGAACGGAGTAGCTGCTGGCCCAGAGCATGAGAATGTCATTCTCCAGTTTGGAAAAGTTGGCAAAGATGTATTCACAATGGATTACCAGTATCCAATCTCAGCCTTCCAGGCATTCGCTATTTGCCTTAGCAGCTTTGACACCAAGATTGCTTGTGAATGA
- the LOC112172427 gene encoding tubby-like F-box protein 3 isoform X1 — translation MSFKSILQDMKGEFGSISRKGFDVKFGYGMRSRSHRVVQDTSFRIDALKQSCWANMPPELLRDVLMRIEASDDTWPPRKNVVACAGVCKNWREIMKEIVKSLEVSGKLTFPISLKQPGPRDSLLQCYIKRRRSNQTYYLFLGLNQASTDDGKFLLAARKCRRPTCTDYIISLNSEDVSKGNSAFVGKLRSNFLGTKFTIYDAQPTNTGAKVTKCHSSRLVNMKQVSPRVPAGNYPVAHIAYELNVLGSRGPRRMQCVMDAIPARAVEPGGVAPTQTEFVDSNLDSIPSLPFIRSKSGHAERVQSGLQSSQNEGMLVLRNKAPRWHEQLQCWCLNFNGRVTVASVKNFQLVASPENGVAAGPEHENVILQFGKVGKDVFTMDYQYPISAFQAFAICLSSFDTKIACE, via the exons ATGTCTTTCAAGAGTATACTTCAGGATATGAAAGGTGAGTTTGGGAGCATTTCGAGGAAAGGGTTTGATGTGAAATTTGGGTATGGGATGAGATCGAGGTCTCACCGGGTGGTTCAGGATACCTCGTTCAGGATTGATGCTTTGAAGCAGAGTTGTTGGGCTAACATGCCGCCGGAGCTTTTGAGGGATGTGTTGATGAGAATTGAGGCGTCTGATGATACATGGCCTCCGCGGAAGAATGTGGTCGCTTGTGCGGGTGTGTGCAAGAATTGGAGAGAGATCATGAAAGAGATTGTCAAGTCCCTAGAAGTTTCGGGGAAGCTGACGTTTCCAATCTCCTTGAAGCAG CCTGGTCCCAGGGATTCCCTTCTCCAGTGCTATATAAAGCGGAGACGTAGCAACCAGACATATTATCTTTTCCTGGGCTTAAATCAAG CTTCAACTGATGATGGGAAGTTCCTTCTTGCTGCGAGAAAGTGTAGACGCCCAACATGTACAGATTATATCATCTCTCTAAATTCTGAAGATGTGTCAAAAGGGAACAGTGCCTTTGTTGGAAAGCTCAG ATCAAATTTTCTGGGAACCAAATTCACAATCTATGATGCGCAACCAACTAATACTGGAGCCAAAGTCACTAAATGTCATTCCTCCAGACTTGTAAATATGAAACAAGTGTCACCCAGAGTTCCTGCTGGCAACTATCCTGTGGCCCACATTGCTTATGAGTTGAATGTCTTGGGTTCCAG AGGTCCAAGGAGAATGCAGTGTGTAATGGATGCCATCCCTGCCCGTGCTGTTGAGCCAGGAGGTGTGGCCCCTACGCAGACTGAATTTGTTGATAGCAATTTGGATAGTATTCCATCTCTCCCTTTCATCAGATCAAAATCAGGTCATGCAGAGCGTGTCCAATCTGGACTACAATCTAGTCAGAATGAAGGCATGCTGGTATTAAGGAACAAGGCACCTAGGTGGCACGAACAACTCCAGTGCTGGTGTCTGAACTTCAATGGACGAGTAACCGTTGCTTCAGTCAAGAATTTTCAGCTGGTTGCTTCTCCAGAGAACGGAGTAGCTGCTGGCCCAGAGCATGAGAATGTCATTCTCCAGTTTGGAAAAGTTGGCAAAGATGTATTCACAATGGATTACCAGTATCCAATCTCAGCCTTCCAGGCATTCGCTATTTGCCTTAGCAGCTTTGACACCAAGATTGCTTGTGAATGA